One segment of Drosophila ananassae strain 14024-0371.13 chromosome 3R, ASM1763931v2, whole genome shotgun sequence DNA contains the following:
- the LOC116655417 gene encoding uncharacterized protein LOC116655417 has protein sequence MTHFLAQFLLLTVSAALVKAVEVRLETLECLAGDEETLVFFDLKLIGRERRLNGTIRFLIDLDDSVDSNGELWTFKNGDWVKSNLKQQGKSCRIFNTFVIHYFQDALQKTEFPDPPCPLSKGEYPIRNLKLNGDSWPPYLGRGLTKVKFTFHKNGKMVGGIIFSMNLIDENI, from the exons ATGACGCATTTCTTGGCACAATTTTTATTGCTCACGGTATCTGCG GCTTTGGTAAAAGCAGTGGAGGTGCGACTTGAAACCCTGGAGTGTTTAGCTGGAGACGAGGAAACATTGGTATTTTTCGACTTGAAACTAATCGGAAGGGAGCGCCGGTTAAATGGAACAATAAGATTTTTGATAGACTTAGACGATAGTGTGGATTCCAATGGAGAGCTCTGGACTTTCAAAAACGGAGACTGGGTGAAGTCCAATCTCAAGCAGCAGGGCAAAAGTTGCCGCATCTTCAATACATTCGTGATTCATTACTTCCAAGATGCCCTACAAAAAACCGAGTTTCCTGATCCTCCGTGCCCATTGTCGAAGGGAGAGTATCCTATAAGGAACCTAAAATTAAATGGCGATTCCTGGCCACCGTATTTAGGTCGAGGGTTGACAAAAGTCAAGTTTACTTTTCATAAGAATGGAAAAATGGTTGGAggtattattttttcaatgaaCCTAATTGATGAAAACATTTGA